From the Chloroflexota bacterium genome, the window CACTGCTGGGCATCATGGCCCTGGCGGCAGGCTTCCTGGCGATCTCGATCACGCTCAGCGCCTTCCTCGGGCCGCGGCGCTACAACAAGGTCAAGTACAGCCCCTACGAGTGCGGCATCGAGCCCACCCCGGTGGCCGTCGGCGGTGGCCGGTTCGCGATCAAGTACTACATCACGGCGATGCTGTTCATCGTCTTCGACATCGAAACGATCTTCCTGTATCCGTGGGCCGTCACCTTCAGGCAGCTGGGCCTGTTCGCCCTGATCGAGATGGTGCTGTTCATGGCGACGGTC encodes:
- a CDS encoding NADH-quinone oxidoreductase subunit A, whose product is MSPYIPLLGIMALAAGFLAISITLSAFLGPRRYNKVKYSPYECGIEPTPVAVGGGRFAIKYYITAMLFIVFDIETIFLYPWAVTFRQLGLFALIEMVLFMATVFIAYAYVWRRGGLDWD